The genomic window TCTTCTCGGCGAGGTGCAGCCGCTCGCCGATCACCCGGTTCGTGAGGCCCTCGCCGATGAGGTCGAGGATCTTGCGCTCCTGCTCGGTCAGACCGGCGAGCCGGTCGTCCTTGCCGTTCTTCCCCTCGCGCAGGCGCTCCAGTACGCGGGCGGTGGCCACGGGGTCGAGCAGGGACTTCCCGGCCGCCACGTCCCGGACGGCGCTGAGCAGCTCGTTGCCGCGGATGGCCTTCAGGACGTACCCCGAGGCACCCGCCATGATCGCGTCGAAGAGTGCCTCGTCGTCGGCGTACGAGGTGAGCATCAGGCACTTGATGCGGTCGTCCGCCGAGCGGACCTCGCGGCAGACCTCCACACCGCTTCCGTCGGGCAGCCGTACGTCCAGGACGGCCACGTCGGGACGCGTCGCCGTGATCCGGGCGAGCGCGTCCGCCGCCGTGCCGGCCTCGCCGACGA from Streptomyces sp. NBC_01341 includes these protein-coding regions:
- a CDS encoding response regulator transcription factor, translated to MREEGKITVFLLDDHEVVRRGVHELLSAEGDIEVVGEAGTAADALARITATRPDVAVLDVRLPDGSGVEVCREVRSADDRIKCLMLTSYADDEALFDAIMAGASGYVLKAIRGNELLSAVRDVAAGKSLLDPVATARVLERLREGKNGKDDRLAGLTEQERKILDLIGEGLTNRVIGERLHLAEKTIKNYVSSLLAKLGMERRSQAAAYVARLQAERR